The DNA window ACGCCCCCCGAGAGCGAGGACGAGGCGAAGAGCATGGCGACCCGACTGGAGGAGACGCTGAAGGTCCACGCGGAGGCCCCCACGGAGCCCGACCACCTCTTCGAGGACGTGATGGAGGCGATCGACTCGCCCGCGTTCGGCCCCATGGCCTACGAGTTCGACGGCCGTCCGGACGAGCTCGACGAGCTGGGCGACACCTTCGAGGAGGCCGAGGAGCTGCTCTCGGCGGAGCTCGACGACCTGATCGACGCCGACGACGTCGACCGCGGCTTCCACTGAGGCCCCGATATCGGTCCCTCCCGATCGCCGTTCTCACGCGAGTTTTTCACACCAGCCCGTCGAACGCGCCGCCCGCGATCCCCGGCCCGTCGGGCACCTCCACCCGTCCGTCGTCGACCGGGCAGGGGTCCGGCGCGAGGTCCTCGGCGAGCAGCCCGCCGGTCGCGAGCCCGCAGGCGGCGACGTCGGGGATCGCGGCGGCGACGTGGACGGCCGCGGTCCGCGCGACGACGGCGTCGATCGTCGTCGTGACCACCGGCTCGACGCCCGCCTCTCGGGCCCGCAGCGCCGCCTCGAGCGCGCGGTCCGGGCCGCCGAGCGCCATCGGCTTGATCACGACCGCGTCGGCCGCGTCGGCCGCCAACACGTCCGCGACCGAGTGTTCGGCGAGCGACTCGTCGAGCGCGATCGGCACCGCGGCCTCCACGCGCAGCCGGGCGGTCGCGTCGAGGGCCGCCGCCGGCAGCGGCTGCTCGACGTACGCGAGATCGAGGGACTCCAGCCGGTCGAGCGCCCGTCGCGCCGTCGACCGGTCCCACGCCCCGTTGGCGTCCGCGCGGAGGTCGACCGCGGGCCCCACGGCCTCCCTGACCGCCCGGAGCCGGTCGAGGTCGGTCTCCAGCGGGCGCGCGCCGACCTTCACCTTCAGACAGCGGTAGCCGTCCGCGGCCGCGCGCTCCGCGTCCGCCGCGGTCGCCTCCGGCGTGCCGTCCCCGATCGTGGCGTTGACCGGGACGGAGGCGGCGGGTTCCGGGAGTCCGGTCCGGTCGCCGGACCGGGCGATCCGGTCGGCGAGGTGCGCGGAAAGCGATCGGTCCGCCTCGCGGGCGGCCGCGTCGGCGAGCGCGAGCGCGAGCCCGTGGCGGGCGGCGGGCGTGTCGCCGGCGTCGAGGTCGGCGAGCGCGGCAGCCGGCCCTCCCGAGTTCGCGCTCGCGACGGCCGACTCGCGGAGCGCGGCCGCACACGCCGACCGCGACTCGGTCCAGCCGGGCAGCGGCGTCGACTCGCCGATCCCGGTCGCGGGTGCGTCTACGTCGCCGGTGTCCCCGTCGCCGCCGTCCCGGTCGACCTCACCGTCGGAGCCGCCGACGCCGACGAGGAACCCCGCCCGTTCGGTCAGCTCCTCGCGGGCGGTTCGAAGGGGACTCGCGAGCGCGACGGAGAACGGACGAACTCTCATCAGAGCGCGAGGCCGACGGCGAACGCGACCGCGTACGCCGCGAGCAGCTTGCCGGTCGACTCGAGCGCGGGGTTGAGCGCGTCGCCGCTCGTCTCGGTCAGGACGGTCCGAGCGACGCTCGCCGCGAGCGGCAGCGTGAGGAGCGGGAGGAGGACTGTGAGCCCGTCCCCGGTCGCGACGAACCAGAAGGGGGTGACGTACGCGAGCGCGAGGAGGCCGACGTACTGGACCCGCGAGAACCGGTAGCCGAACCGGACCGCGAGGGTTCGCTTGCCCGTCGCCGCGTCCTCCTCGCGGTCGCGGACGTTGTTGACGACGAGGATGTTCGTCGAGAGCGCGGCCACCGGCAGGCTGGCGACGGCGGCCGAGAGCGTGACGGTCCCCTCGGGGATCCACAGCGGGAACGCCCCGGCGAGGAGCGCCGCGGCCTGGACGTAGTAGGTTCCGGTGACCGCGATCAGCCCGAAGAAGACGAAGACGAACACGTCGCCGAGCCCGTGGTAGCCGAGCGGGTACGGGCCGCCGGTGTAGGCGATCCCGGCCGCGACGCTCGCCAGCCCGACGACGAGTATCGGGACGCCGCCGACGTAGACGAGGTACGTGCCGACGCCGATCGCGGCCGCGAACGTCAGCCACATCGCGCGTTTGACCTCCGCCGGCTCGATGAGGCCGCTGGCGACGACGCGGGTGAACCCCTCGCGGTCGTCGGTGTCCGCGCCCTGGATCGCGTCGTAGTAGTCGTTCGCGAAGTTGGTCCCGATCTGGATCAGCGCCGCGCCGACCAGCGCCGCGAGCGCCGGGAGCGGGGCGAACGTTCCGGCTCCGACCGCGAGCCCGACGCCGACGATCACGGGCGCGGCCGCCGCGGGGAGCGTCTGCGGTCGCGCGGCGAGCACCCACGCCCGCCGACGCGACACCTCGATAGCCATTACCGTCGCTTGGGGAGTCCCGCCCCTTAACCTTCCCATCGACGGCGGGGTCGCCGGCGTCGCCGAGCCCGTCCGAGTCCCGTCGGCGTCGACTCGCGGAGAACGCTACCGACTCGCGTACACCTAACCCCCGTGCGACCGCGTCGGGCGTATGGCACGCGTCCCATACGTCGAGGCGGCGGACGTCCCGGACGAACACGAGGCGTTGCTGGAGTCGGCGCTCCAGGGGAAGCCGCTCAACGTCTACCGCTCGATCGGCAACAACCCGGCGGTGCTCGCGGGGATGCGGTCGTTCCTGCGCTCGCTGTGGAACGACAGCGGGCTCACGGATAGAGAACGGGAGCTCGTCATCCTCGCGACGGCGGCGACGATCGACAGCCGCTACGAGTGGCACCAGCACGTCAACATCGCGCGCGACGTCGGCATCGACGACGCGGTCATCGCCGGGATCGGAACCGGCGACCCGACCGCGCTCGACCGCGACGAGCGGACCCTCGTGGCGTACGTCCGGGCCGTCGTCGAGGAGTCCGTCGACGCGGTCACCCACGAGTCGATCGCGGCGCTGTACGACGACGACGAGATCGTCGGGATCGCCGCAACCGCAGGAGGGTACGCCGCGCTCGGGGCGCTCATCCGCGCGTTCGACCTCGAGTTGGAGTCGGGGACGACGTTCCACGGCTGGGACCCGCGGTGAGCGATGGCGGTGGCGCGCCGGTGAGCGCCCGGAGGGCGCGAACCGCCCGCGAGGGACGCGGCGAGCGAGGTGCGAGTGAAACGAGCACCTCGGTGGCGAGCGGCGAAGCCGCGAGCCGTGAGCCGCGAGGCTGGGGAGGCGTGAGGTGTGGGGCTGTGCGGGGCGGGCGGGACTCAAAGGGGCGGCCGCGAGTCCTCGCGGCTGGGGCTTTGGCGGTGTTCACCGCGCCAGCAACGACACTGTTCTCATCAACTCGCTCTCCATCGAAGTATCCGTACCATTAGCACACGAAATATAGCGGCCGATTCGGAGGGAGACCGGTCTAAAAAGCGAACCCGCGAAGGAGACGATCCGGACCGACAGATACGACAGGGTTCGGAGCCAACGTCGGGTATGACGGACACGACGGAGTCGGAGCACGCCGAACCGGGCGAGACGGCGACCGCCGAAGCCGAGGGCGTCACGGGCCGCTACGAGGAGACGGACGCCGAGCGCCTGCTCACGTTCTCGGCGGACGGGCGGGAGGCGACGGTCGCACAGAACCGCGAGGGGTACGCCATGCTCAAGGTTCGAACCGGCCCGGACGGCGACGAACTGGAGCGGTACTACGGGTTCGACATGGCGCTCGACCACGCCGCCGAACTGGTCGGCGTCGCGGCTCGCGACCTCCCCGTTCCGGAGGCCGCGGCCGACATGGGGATGTGACCCTCGGAGCGGACCGCGGTGTGCCGTGGAGGACGCGTCTCTGACCCGCCCTCGCTTCCGGAGAACATATACCGTTCGGTCCGGTCGGTGGTCGCATGTCCCCGACTCGCCGGCAGTTCCTCCTCGCGAGTACAGGCGGTGTCACCCTGCTTTCCGGGTGTTCGGCGCTCTCCGATCCGCGACGGTCCCTTCTGGTCGCGGTCAACAACTACACCCCCTCTCGTCGGGACGGCCGGATCCTCATCGAGAAGGGGGACACGGAGTTGGTCCGCCAGTACGTGGAGGTCGCCGCCGCCACGCCGGATACGTGGGGGACGGTGGAGACCGAGATCGCGCTCGGCGAGGTGTCGGACGGGACCCGTCTCGACGTGACCGCCTCCTTCGGCGACGGCTTGAGCGCAAGCGGCTCGGTCACGATTGATTGCTCCGACGACTCCGCCGGTGACGCCGTCTACGTCCAGATCGAACGGGAGCGGAACGTGCGATTGAACGAGCTGTGCTACGACGGGTTCCCGTCGGCGGAAGCGGCGGAGGGCGGACTCGATCGATCGTAGCCGGGCGCTCGACGCGCGCCGCATCTCCCGCGGAGTCGTCGAATCGACACCATACGCCGGTCGAGTTCCCCACGGATCTCCTGCTACTCGCTCCGTGTGGGAGGATCGCTGATCGAACGATCGGATCCCTCTCGGGACGTAATACTTAAGTAGACAAACGTCCTGCTGTCAGTCGATGACAGACATCACGGAGGCTTCGTCGGACACCCCGGCGGATCGAGTTCTTCCAGGGCACGATAGCTTCTAACATCGAAATCGGTCCTGTACGGATCTTCGACACGACGTTACGAGACGGAGAACAGTCACCACGTACTTCGTTCAGCTACGACGAGAAACGCGAGATAGCGGCGACGCTGGACGACATGGGGACCCACGTCATCGAGGCCGGGTTCCCGGTGAACTCCGACGCGGAGTTCGAGGCCGTGAGCGATATCGCAGCCGCGACGGACACGACCGTCTGTGGGCTCGCCCGCGTCGTCGAGGGCGACATCGACGCCGCCATCGACTCGGGCGTGGAGATGGTCCACGTGTTCGTCTCGACGAGCGACGTCCAGCTCGAGGACTCCATGCACGCCACGCGCCGCGAGGCCAAGGAGCGTGCCGTCGACGCCGTCGAGCAGGTGAAAGACGCCGGCGTCGAGTGTATGTTCTCGCCGATGGACGCCACGCGGACCGACCCCGACTACCTGACGGAGATAGTCGAGGCGGTAAGCGAGGCCGGCACCGACTGGATCAACATCCCGGACACCTGCGGGGTCGCGATGCCGACGAGCTTCGGCAAGACGGTGAAGGCGGTCGTCGAGGCGACGGACGCCCGCGTCGACGTCCACACCCACGACGACTTCGGGATGGCCGCGGCCAACGCGGTCATGGGCTTCGAGAACGGCGCGGAGCAGGCGCAGGTGTCGGTCAACGGGATCGGCGAGCGCGCCGGCAACGCGGCCTACGAGGAGGTCGTGATGGCGGTCGAGTCGGTGTACGGCGTCGACACCGGCATCGACACGACCCAGATCACCAAGCTGGCCCGGATCGTCGAGGACGCCTCGGACATCCCGGTGCCGGCGAACAAGCCCGTCACCGGGCGGAACGCGTTCGCCCACGAGTCGGGCATCCACGCCGCGGGCGTGATCGAGAACGCGGACACCTTCGAGACGGGCGTGATGACGCCCGAGATGGTCGGCGCGGAACGCGAGTTCGTGCTCGGCAAGCACACGGGCACCCACAGCGTGCGCAAGCACCTGGTCGAGGCCGGCTTCGACCCCACCGACGGGGAAGTCCGCGAGATCACGAAGCGGGTCAAGGAGTACGGCGCCGGCAAGCGGCAGGTGACCGCCGGCGACGTCGAGCGGTTCGCCCGCGAGGCCGGCGTCGAGCGCGAGGAGGAGGTCCGGATCTGATGGCCTCCTCCGCGGTCGTAGCGACCCGCCAGCGACTGCCGAACGCTCCGCGTCGGTCCGGCGACGGGGCTGCGTCTGACGGATCGCCGGCGGACATCGGGTGCGCGCCGAGGAGTCTCCGGGTCGATCGCTCGCGCCGACAGGAATTTATAGGCGGCCCGCGTGGGTTTGGATCGAATGCGACGGTTACGGCACGCCCGCAGGGACGCCACCCGGTCCGGAGCCGTCGCTGTAGCCATCGTAGGGGTCTGATCCCCTACACCACCACTTCCTCACCGACCCGACGTATCGACGGACGCGCCCGTGCCGGCGACTCGTCGCCAACCGGCGACGGCCCGTCGTCGCGGCCCGCGTCCGGACCGATCGACGCCCGCATCCGAGAGAGACCCACACACCACACACGATGAGCGATTCAGCAACACACCCACGAGAGGACGACCCCGACGCCGAGCAGGCGTCCGATCCGGCCGACGCGGACGGCCCGGACGCGGCGGAGCCGGCCGGCGAGGAGAACCGACCAGACGGCGAGACGAGACAGGTGTCGACCGGCGCGGAGTCGGTCGTCGCCGCCCTCGAGGCCGCGGGCGCGGAGACCGCCTTCGGCGTCCAGGGCGGGGCGATCATGCCGGTGTACGACGCCCTGTACAGCTCCTCGATCCGTCACCTGACGATGGCCCACGAGCAGGGTGCGGCG is part of the Halorubrum aethiopicum genome and encodes:
- a CDS encoding 1,4-dihydroxy-2-naphthoate polyprenyltransferase, with product MAIEVSRRRAWVLAARPQTLPAAAAPVIVGVGLAVGAGTFAPLPALAALVGAALIQIGTNFANDYYDAIQGADTDDREGFTRVVASGLIEPAEVKRAMWLTFAAAIGVGTYLVYVGGVPILVVGLASVAAGIAYTGGPYPLGYHGLGDVFVFVFFGLIAVTGTYYVQAAALLAGAFPLWIPEGTVTLSAAVASLPVAALSTNILVVNNVRDREEDAATGKRTLAVRFGYRFSRVQYVGLLALAYVTPFWFVATGDGLTVLLPLLTLPLAASVARTVLTETSGDALNPALESTGKLLAAYAVAFAVGLAL
- a CDS encoding LeuA family protein codes for the protein MEFFQGTIASNIEIGPVRIFDTTLRDGEQSPRTSFSYDEKREIAATLDDMGTHVIEAGFPVNSDAEFEAVSDIAAATDTTVCGLARVVEGDIDAAIDSGVEMVHVFVSTSDVQLEDSMHATRREAKERAVDAVEQVKDAGVECMFSPMDATRTDPDYLTEIVEAVSEAGTDWINIPDTCGVAMPTSFGKTVKAVVEATDARVDVHTHDDFGMAAANAVMGFENGAEQAQVSVNGIGERAGNAAYEEVVMAVESVYGVDTGIDTTQITKLARIVEDASDIPVPANKPVTGRNAFAHESGIHAAGVIENADTFETGVMTPEMVGAEREFVLGKHTGTHSVRKHLVEAGFDPTDGEVREITKRVKEYGAGKRQVTAGDVERFAREAGVEREEEVRI
- a CDS encoding carboxymuconolactone decarboxylase family protein → MARVPYVEAADVPDEHEALLESALQGKPLNVYRSIGNNPAVLAGMRSFLRSLWNDSGLTDRERELVILATAATIDSRYEWHQHVNIARDVGIDDAVIAGIGTGDPTALDRDERTLVAYVRAVVEESVDAVTHESIAALYDDDEIVGIAATAGGYAALGALIRAFDLELESGTTFHGWDPR
- a CDS encoding mandelate racemase/muconate lactonizing enzyme family protein yields the protein MRVRPFSVALASPLRTAREELTERAGFLVGVGGSDGEVDRDGGDGDTGDVDAPATGIGESTPLPGWTESRSACAAALRESAVASANSGGPAAALADLDAGDTPAARHGLALALADAAAREADRSLSAHLADRIARSGDRTGLPEPAASVPVNATIGDGTPEATAADAERAAADGYRCLKVKVGARPLETDLDRLRAVREAVGPAVDLRADANGAWDRSTARRALDRLESLDLAYVEQPLPAAALDATARLRVEAAVPIALDESLAEHSVADVLAADAADAVVIKPMALGGPDRALEAALRAREAGVEPVVTTTIDAVVARTAAVHVAAAIPDVAACGLATGGLLAEDLAPDPCPVDDGRVEVPDGPGIAGGAFDGLV
- a CDS encoding DUF7111 family protein; the protein is MTDTTESEHAEPGETATAEAEGVTGRYEETDAERLLTFSADGREATVAQNREGYAMLKVRTGPDGDELERYYGFDMALDHAAELVGVAARDLPVPEAAADMGM